CCGACGCCGGTCGCCGAGTCGCAGGAGCCGACCTGGGCGCCGACTCCGGTTGCCGAGACCGAGGAGCCGACCTGGGCGCCGACCCCGGCCGCCGAGTCGCAGGAGCCCGCGTGGGCGCCGACGCCGGCCGCTGAGACGCAGGAGCCCGCGTGGGCGCCGACGCCGGTTGCCGAGTCGCAGGAGCCCGCGTGGGCGCCGACGCCGGCCGCTGAGACGCAGGAGCCCGTCTGGGCGCCGACCCCCGTCGCCGAGTCGCAGGAGCCCGCCTGGGCGCCGACCCCGGTCGCCGAGACCGAGGAGCCCGCGTGGGCGCCGACGCCGGCCGCTGAGACGCAGGAGCCCGCCTGGGCCCCGTCGTTCGCACCGGCCGAGCCGACGCCCGCCGCCGAGGAGCAGTGGAGCGCCCCCGAGGCGCCCGCCGCGACCTCGACCGGCCTGCCGTCGCGGTCCGCCGCACCCGCCGCCCCGGCCGCGTCGTGGGCCGAGCCCGTCGTCGACGAGCCCGCCACGGCCGACGCCCCCGCCGGTGACGCCCCGGTGTGGACGTCCCGCCTGCAGGGCTTCACGTCCTACAGCGGGTACGCCGGATGGGCTGCCCGCTCCACGACGCCGCAGGCCGACGTGCCGTTCGAGAAGGCCCTCGACGAGGCTCGCGCCTGGCACACGGGCGCCGTCCCGGTCGTGCCGGAGCCCGCAGCCCCGGCGCAGGAGCCGGCCGCCGAGGCCGACGCGTGGCCGACGCCCGCGTGGGAGGCGCCCGCCTGGGAGCCGCCGACGTGGCAGGCGCCCGCCTGGGAGACCGCCGAGCCGGCCGCCGAGGCCGTCGCGGAGCCCGTCGTCCAGCCCGAGCCCGCCCCGGCTGCGCCGACGTTCGCCCCCGTGCAGCTCGTCCCCGACGAGGAGCCCGAGGCCGCGTGGGAGGCGCCCGTCGCCGAGCCGCAGCCCGCGTGGGAGGCGCCGGTCGCCGAGCCGCAGCCCGCCTGGGGTGCGCCCGTCGCCGAGCAGGCCTGGCAGGCCCCGGCCGCCGAGCCGCAGCCGGCGTGGCAGGCGCCCGTCGCCGAGCAGCAGCCCGCGTGGCAGCCGCCCGTCGCCGAGGCTCCCGTCGCCCCGGAGCCCGTCGCCGAGCAGGCCGGCCCGCAGCCCGTGTGGCACGGCGCGACCCGCGCGTTCGCGCCCACCGAGGAGCCCGCGGCCGCCGCGGCTGCCGCCCCGAGCGCCGGCTTCAACGAGCTCGTCCAGGGGGGCGAGCAGGACAAGCCGAAGCGTCGCTGGGGTCTGTTCGGTCGTCGCAAGGGTGAGGACGGCGCCGAGACGGCGTCCGCGCCGACCCCGGTCGCCCCCGCGCCCGTCGCGGAGCAGCCCGCCCCGCCGCGCACGTCCGCCTGGAACGCCGAGCAGCCGCCCGCGCCCGCCGCCACGCCCTCGTGGGCCGCGGCGACGTGGACCGCCCCGGCCGCGCCCGCCCCGGCCCCGGCTCCCGTGCCGGCCGCCGCGGCGACCGAGCAGCGGTCCGGCGCCGGCTGGGCGCCGCCGGAGTGGGCTCCCCGCCCGCCGGCAGCCGCGGCCCCGGCCGCGACCGTCCCGCACCCGTCGCTCCCGCCGTCGGTCGCGCCCCGCATCGGGACGCTCGACGACGAGGTCGCCGCGATGCTCGCGATGCGATCGGACATCCAGGAGCAGGCGCTCTCGGAGCTCAGCCAGCTGTCCGCCTACCGGCCCGCCTCGATGGGCATGTCCGGTGAGACGCTGCAGCGGCGTGTTCCTTCAGCTGTGCCGTCGGCCGTCCCGGCCGCGGACGAGGGCAAGCCCGTCCAGCGCGACGCGGACCAGCTCCGCTCCCGCCTGTCGAGCTTCCAGTCCGGGACCAGCCGTGGCCGTCGTGCCGCGGACGGCCCCTCCGGCCAGAACGGCCAGGCCTCATGACGGCCTACGAATCCCGACCAGCCGTCTCCGCCCAGGTGACGTCTCACCCCGCAGTCGTCACCGACTGCACCAGCAAGGAGGAAGTGTGACCGCGCTCAGCACCGAGGCAGCCAACTTCGGCTGGCTCCTGGACAACTTCGTCCGGACCGTGCCCGGCACTCGCCACACGCTCGTGGTGTCGGCGGACGGTCTGCTCATGGCGATGTCCGAGCAGCTCGACCGCACCAGCGGCGACCAGCTCGCGGCGATCGTCTCCGGCATGTCGAGCCTGACCCGTGGCGCGTCGCGCCAGCTCCGTGCGGGGGAGGTGCGCCAGGCGATCATCGAGATGGACGCCCTGTTCCTCTTCCTCATGAGCGTCTCGAACGGCTCGGTCCTCGCCGTGGTCGCCGAGTCGAGCTGCGACGTCGGCCTCATCGGCTACGAGATGGCGATGCTCGTCTCGCGCACCGAGGCGACGCTCACCCCGCAGCTCATCTCCGAGATGCGCGGCCAGCTCCCCGTCGACGGCGCGACCCGCGCCCCCGTGGCCTGACGCGAAACGGAGACGGCTCGAACATGAGTGAGCACATCGAGTACGAGGCCAGGACGGTGCGGCCCTACGCCGTCACCGGCGGCCGCGTGCGCTCGGCGCGCTCCGACCTGCCCCTCGAGGCGCTGGTCGAGGTGATGCCGGGCGCTGTGACCAGCGCGGGGCTGCCGCCCGAGAAGCGGGCGATCCTGCAGCACGCCGCGCACACCTACATCTCGGTCGCAGAGCTCTCGGCTCTGCTCCACCTCCCCCTCGGGGTGGTCCGGATCCTCGTGTCCGACCTCTCCGACCAGCAGTACGTGCGCGTGCACACCTCTCAGCCGGTCGAGGTCAACACCGGTGAGTCCCCCGCCCTGTCCCTGAGCGTGCTGGAGAGTGTTCTCAATGGCATTTCCGCCCTCTGACGCCGCCGTCGCCGCTCCGGCGGGGACCGCGGGGTCTGTCGCACCCACCGTCGTCAAGATCGTCGTCGCGGGCGGCTTCGCCGTCGGCAAGACGACCTTCATCGGGTCCATCTCGGACATCGAGCCCCTCAACACCGAGGCCGCGATGACCGAGCACTCCGTCGGCGTCGACGACGCCGGTGGCGTGTCGGACCGCAAGACCACCACGACCGTCGCCATGGACTTCGGCCGCATCGCGCTGCCGGGCCAGCTGTGGCTGTACCTGTTCGGCACGCCGGGCCAGGACCGCTTCCTCTTCATGTGGGACGACCTGGTCCGCGGCGCGATCGGTGCGGTCGTCCTGGTGGACACGGACCGTCTCGACCAGTGCTTCCCGGCGGTCGACTACTTCGAGAGCCGTGGCATCCCGTTCGTCGTGGGTGTCAACTGCTTCGACGGCGTCGCCAAGCACCAGCTCGACGACGTCCGTGAGGCCCTCGCCAT
The sequence above is a segment of the Cellulomonas fimi genome. Coding sequences within it:
- a CDS encoding DUF742 domain-containing protein; its protein translation is MSEHIEYEARTVRPYAVTGGRVRSARSDLPLEALVEVMPGAVTSAGLPPEKRAILQHAAHTYISVAELSALLHLPLGVVRILVSDLSDQQYVRVHTSQPVEVNTGESPALSLSVLESVLNGISAL
- a CDS encoding roadblock/LC7 domain-containing protein, which translates into the protein MTALSTEAANFGWLLDNFVRTVPGTRHTLVVSADGLLMAMSEQLDRTSGDQLAAIVSGMSSLTRGASRQLRAGEVRQAIIEMDALFLFLMSVSNGSVLAVVAESSCDVGLIGYEMAMLVSRTEATLTPQLISEMRGQLPVDGATRAPVA
- a CDS encoding GTP-binding protein; its protein translation is MAFPPSDAAVAAPAGTAGSVAPTVVKIVVAGGFAVGKTTFIGSISDIEPLNTEAAMTEHSVGVDDAGGVSDRKTTTTVAMDFGRIALPGQLWLYLFGTPGQDRFLFMWDDLVRGAIGAVVLVDTDRLDQCFPAVDYFESRGIPFVVGVNCFDGVAKHQLDDVREALAIPAHVPVLYTDARSRAATKQALISLVQLAMERLRNR